A stretch of the Bordetella genomosp. 8 genome encodes the following:
- a CDS encoding IclR family transcriptional regulator codes for MAVATSTSQTVGRAIQLIRLVASSKSHNLRLIDIAEMASLDKSTAHRLLQRLVQERMLARDPGRRGYRLGPLLHELGLGALPETNVEEAAEPALRQLARTTGDMAFLSGRSGLEIVCLRRIAGNFEIQTLARNVGDRHPLGIGAAGLAILAAMNDNDADVAIGAIAPQLGRYCLTEAVLRDRIMQTRRRGYALDEGSAALDIVALGRVVRNRGGVPSAAVFVASISSRMTEMRQRMVDRHVLECVAAIEAALIR; via the coding sequence GTGGCAGTCGCCACATCGACGTCGCAAACGGTAGGCCGGGCCATCCAGTTGATCCGGCTGGTCGCATCGAGCAAATCGCACAACCTGCGCCTGATCGATATCGCCGAAATGGCCTCGCTGGACAAGTCCACGGCGCATCGGCTGCTGCAACGGCTGGTGCAGGAACGCATGCTGGCGCGCGATCCGGGCCGGCGCGGCTACCGGCTGGGACCGCTGCTGCACGAACTGGGCCTGGGCGCCCTGCCGGAAACCAATGTGGAAGAAGCCGCCGAGCCCGCCTTGCGGCAACTGGCCCGCACGACTGGCGACATGGCTTTCCTGAGCGGACGCAGCGGACTCGAAATCGTCTGCCTGCGGCGGATTGCCGGCAACTTCGAGATCCAGACCCTGGCCCGCAACGTGGGTGACAGGCACCCCTTGGGCATAGGCGCCGCCGGCCTGGCGATCCTGGCCGCGATGAACGATAACGATGCCGACGTCGCCATCGGGGCCATCGCCCCGCAACTGGGCCGCTACTGCCTGACGGAAGCTGTCTTGCGCGATCGGATCATGCAGACCCGCCGCCGCGGCTACGCGCTGGACGAGGGCAGCGCCGCGCTGGACATCGTGGCGCTGGGCCGGGTGGTGCGCAACCGCGGCGGCGTCCCCAGCGCGGCGGTTTTCGTCGCGTCCATCAGCAGCCGTATGACGGAGATGCGCCAGCGCATGGTGGACAGGCACGTCCTGGAATGCGTCGCCGCGATCGAAGCCGCGCTTATCCGCTAG
- a CDS encoding ABC transporter permease, whose translation MMAGSKRSAMAEGVDAGASARLFRRACGVLRRLCRGLLGLYPFALVIAAWFAMTEWGGARPMFLPSPMAVVRQFLALLSSQDVVQPVLLSLYRAFLGLLLAVAAGIALGVGMARIRWVRHVLDPLVAVAFPAPKIAFMPIFILWFGIDSLSKVLLVAFTCIFPMIIAAYEGAISVPPVMLWSAQAMGTTPRRVLWRIVLPAAVPAIFSGIRVTVPVALITAYTAEMVAGGGGLGAVLMYAQRFFETPTVFVCIVLMLLSGVVLDRLLVALRGRFIPWQDEHDG comes from the coding sequence ATGATGGCCGGCTCGAAGCGTTCCGCGATGGCCGAGGGCGTCGACGCCGGCGCCTCCGCGCGCCTGTTCCGCCGCGCATGTGGGGTGCTGCGCCGCCTGTGCCGGGGGCTGCTCGGGCTCTATCCTTTCGCGCTGGTCATCGCGGCCTGGTTCGCGATGACGGAGTGGGGAGGGGCGCGTCCCATGTTCCTGCCATCGCCCATGGCGGTGGTGCGCCAGTTCCTGGCCTTGCTGTCCTCCCAGGATGTCGTGCAGCCGGTGCTGCTGAGCCTGTATCGCGCCTTCCTGGGACTGCTGCTGGCGGTTGCCGCCGGCATCGCCCTGGGGGTGGGCATGGCGCGCATCCGCTGGGTCCGGCATGTGCTGGACCCATTGGTGGCGGTGGCCTTTCCGGCGCCGAAGATAGCGTTCATGCCTATCTTCATCCTTTGGTTCGGCATAGACAGCCTGTCCAAGGTGCTGCTGGTGGCGTTCACCTGCATCTTTCCCATGATCATCGCCGCGTACGAAGGCGCGATTTCCGTGCCGCCGGTCATGCTGTGGTCGGCCCAGGCCATGGGCACCACGCCGCGCCGTGTGCTGTGGCGCATCGTCCTGCCCGCGGCCGTGCCTGCGATCTTCAGCGGGATACGCGTTACCGTGCCGGTAGCCCTGATCACGGCCTATACGGCGGAAATGGTAGCCGGCGGTGGCGGACTGGGCGCGGTGTTGATGTATGCGCAGCGTTTCTTCGAAACGCCCACGGTGTTCGTCTGCATCGTATTGATGCTGCTGTCCGGGGTCGTGCTGGACAGGTTGCTGGTGGCGCTGCGAGGGCGATTCATCCCCTGGCAGGACGAACACGATGGCTGA